One Desulfosoma sp. DNA window includes the following coding sequences:
- a CDS encoding tetratricopeptide repeat protein has translation MKPITRTAPSSRLLAWSVPTTLVFFVLAFLTTCASRPEDRARELDRRAKTAWAEHRFAVALALWEEAYGLTPDDTTLALRLAQAYGYRSQWDKGLELCRHVLDRDSRHLKAWRTLALLAMASGHMDQALRAVETLKHLDPKSAASRSLNGDFLLLQGNAKGALQSYEAALDFLRSEETSSEPLAEKETLPGLTDPDAKGVLQAKKAACLIALGRRTEALHLVGNLAAGASKDSQLWAHLGRLWEILGEKDQAIRAYEAAYDLNPGDLSPMVHRIRLALDDHRPQEATEALDRLEKDGASTEVVGKLRLEVALREGQLQEAARVLAKLKAKGVVDTEVRLLEAKIRLLEDRPLEALLILEKLLDLEPHIPTTHYLAGLAHLRLNHIRLAQKSMIRALELNPGFTEARLVLAAGYYKLNETEPARAHAEALAAREPENPEARILLALCAAEKGFGDEAARHVQALRLLNGDPLRTFSVQTQVLAHAGETKRALKTAFSLWESFPLDADAAWLAVRLSCQTGRSDEAQKLLEQIRDRGASSSVFQVLTGDLALCLNRKEEARKAYARALELDGRAASAYRGLVRSEEASEETLRRILEDFRKQVPSSVEPVTALADLAFQKGDMATARSLLERDLSAHPDSAILLNNLAWVYLESDQCLDKALSLAQRAYDLLPHRVEVLDTLGYAYLKKGLSARALWYLSEARSRDPQNPMPAYHLGLLYAHQNDNDQARLHLEAALRLGLPADAAAHASSLLQNLSSSPRLDTSLSESVPPSNPLTSK, from the coding sequence GTGAAACCCATAACCAGGACAGCACCGTCATCGCGGCTTTTGGCGTGGAGTGTGCCTACAACCCTGGTGTTTTTTGTCCTTGCCTTCTTGACCACATGTGCCTCACGGCCTGAAGATAGGGCTCGAGAATTAGACCGGCGAGCCAAAACCGCTTGGGCGGAACATCGGTTCGCCGTCGCCCTGGCGCTCTGGGAAGAAGCTTACGGCCTCACTCCCGATGATACCACCCTGGCCCTGCGACTTGCCCAGGCTTACGGGTACAGGTCTCAATGGGACAAAGGCCTTGAACTCTGCCGCCATGTGCTGGATCGAGATTCCCGCCATCTGAAAGCGTGGCGCACTTTAGCGCTGTTAGCCATGGCCTCCGGCCATATGGACCAAGCTTTACGTGCCGTGGAAACTTTAAAGCACCTGGATCCAAAAAGCGCCGCTTCCCGATCCCTCAACGGGGATTTTCTTTTGCTTCAGGGGAACGCCAAGGGGGCGCTGCAATCCTACGAAGCCGCCCTGGATTTTTTAAGATCTGAAGAAACCTCGTCGGAACCTCTTGCGGAAAAGGAAACATTGCCGGGATTAACCGACCCGGATGCGAAAGGTGTGCTGCAGGCAAAAAAAGCGGCCTGCCTTATCGCTTTGGGACGTCGCACCGAAGCCCTTCACCTGGTGGGAAACCTGGCTGCGGGCGCTTCAAAAGATTCGCAGCTTTGGGCGCATCTAGGTCGCCTTTGGGAAATTCTTGGAGAAAAAGATCAGGCGATTCGCGCCTATGAAGCCGCCTATGATTTGAATCCCGGGGATCTTTCCCCTATGGTGCACCGGATTCGTCTGGCCCTGGATGACCATCGTCCACAGGAAGCCACCGAAGCTCTGGATCGATTGGAAAAAGACGGCGCTTCCACCGAAGTGGTTGGAAAACTTCGTCTCGAAGTCGCCCTGCGGGAAGGTCAATTGCAGGAAGCCGCTCGAGTGTTGGCGAAACTCAAGGCCAAAGGCGTCGTGGACACGGAAGTGCGGCTTCTGGAAGCCAAGATTCGACTCTTGGAAGATCGTCCTTTAGAGGCGCTTCTTATCCTGGAAAAACTCCTAGACCTGGAACCTCATATTCCCACAACCCATTACCTGGCAGGTTTGGCCCATCTTCGATTAAACCATATACGCTTAGCCCAAAAGTCCATGATTCGAGCTTTAGAACTGAATCCTGGATTTACGGAAGCCCGCCTGGTTCTAGCCGCTGGTTATTACAAGCTGAATGAAACGGAACCGGCTCGAGCCCATGCGGAGGCTCTGGCGGCACGGGAACCGGAAAATCCGGAGGCTCGAATCCTTTTGGCCCTGTGTGCCGCTGAAAAGGGTTTTGGGGACGAGGCGGCTCGGCATGTGCAAGCCCTTCGCCTGCTGAACGGGGATCCTCTGAGAACCTTTTCAGTGCAAACTCAGGTGCTTGCACACGCGGGGGAAACAAAACGAGCCCTAAAAACCGCTTTCAGTCTTTGGGAAAGCTTCCCTTTAGATGCCGATGCCGCCTGGCTTGCCGTTCGACTTTCGTGTCAAACAGGTCGAAGCGATGAAGCTCAGAAGCTTTTGGAACAAATTCGGGATCGTGGCGCCTCATCGTCGGTCTTTCAGGTTTTGACCGGAGATCTTGCGCTTTGTTTGAACCGAAAGGAAGAAGCACGAAAAGCCTATGCTCGAGCTCTGGAACTGGATGGCAGGGCGGCGTCGGCTTATCGAGGGCTGGTTCGGAGTGAAGAAGCTTCTGAAGAAACTCTGCGAAGAATTCTCGAAGACTTTCGAAAGCAGGTGCCTTCTTCGGTGGAACCCGTGACGGCCTTAGCGGACCTTGCCTTTCAAAAGGGGGACATGGCGACGGCCCGTAGCCTTTTGGAACGGGACCTGAGCGCCCATCCCGATTCAGCGATTTTGCTGAACAATTTGGCCTGGGTTTATTTGGAATCCGACCAATGCTTGGACAAGGCCCTGTCTTTGGCGCAACGGGCCTACGATCTTTTGCCTCATCGCGTGGAAGTCCTGGACACTCTGGGATATGCGTATCTCAAGAAAGGCCTGTCGGCCCGTGCCTTGTGGTACTTAAGCGAAGCCCGCAGCCGGGATCCTCAGAATCCCATGCCGGCTTATCATCTAGGGCTTCTCTATGCGCATCAAAACGACAACGACCAAGCCCGCCTGCATCTGGAAGCGGCTCTTCGCCTCGGGCTTCCAGCCGACGCCGCGGCCCACGCAAGCTCGCTTCTCCAAAACCTTTCGTCATCCCCTAGACTCGACACTTCGCTTTCCGAATCAGTTCCGCCTTCCAATCCTTTAACTTCCAAATAA
- the pepA gene encoding flocculation-associated PEP-CTERM protein PepA, with amino-acid sequence MKKRILLLTLCALLMGGGVANAQFFNNWYFNPYGTGFGAAIEITEYFDLTGIAYVENTITGSGPAGTFTDHGVFKSFSHDGGSGWPSDIEITATFVATGTFTDLASGTFTFDPGGTLEIYADPSPDYGTPTDIYGANNGTLIGVWTLVSGGGQLENAVPNGDISVYFTATYLASDYWFTPSGVDMSTLAPPIIAISLATTNASVTAPNSTVVPEFGDWFDPDPPGTSNRPLQLWMSNNGQYRVGVVPEPATMLLLGSGLAGLAGFAKRRKSSKK; translated from the coding sequence ATGAAAAAGAGAATTCTGTTGTTGACCCTGTGTGCTTTGCTTATGGGGGGTGGTGTTGCCAACGCCCAGTTTTTTAATAACTGGTATTTCAATCCCTACGGGACTGGGTTTGGCGCGGCCATAGAGATTACAGAATATTTCGATCTTACCGGTATCGCTTACGTGGAAAACACGATAACCGGTTCTGGCCCGGCGGGAACTTTCACGGATCATGGAGTGTTCAAATCCTTCAGCCATGATGGTGGTTCAGGGTGGCCGAGCGACATCGAAATCACGGCAACCTTTGTGGCAACAGGAACCTTTACTGATTTAGCGAGCGGAACCTTCACCTTTGATCCAGGGGGCACGTTAGAGATCTATGCTGATCCTAGCCCCGACTATGGAACGCCCACTGACATATACGGCGCCAACAACGGGACTCTCATTGGCGTATGGACGCTTGTTTCCGGCGGAGGACAACTAGAGAATGCAGTACCTAACGGAGATATTTCCGTCTACTTTACGGCTACTTACTTGGCCTCGGATTATTGGTTTACGCCTTCGGGAGTCGACATGAGCACGCTCGCGCCACCTATCATTGCCATCTCTTTGGCGACCACGAATGCAAGCGTGACAGCGCCGAACTCTACAGTGGTGCCCGAATTTGGCGATTGGTTTGATCCGGATCCACCCGGCACTAGCAACCGGCCACTCCAATTGTGGATGAGTAATAACGGGCAATATCGTGTCGGCGTTGTGCCTGAACCGGCGACCATGCTGCTCTTGGGCTCTGGATTGGCAGGCCTTGCCGGCTTCGCGAAACGAAGAAAGTCTTCCAAAAAATAG